The following are from one region of the Rhodopirellula sp. P2 genome:
- a CDS encoding polysaccharide lyase, with amino-acid sequence MQRSTLSQVFFYFVVFVSTGSLSAMGEPSDWAEGTTQHNDGANREHYNQAASLPWKHFMGDWCDAEGTEQGEVAYAVVEVLDDDTRKPVRWDVTNLVKEWGDGTHPNQGMFLRVTDGSGRIAFGSRESADTTLHPKLELTGEWGTVSLNAVADTFLPKSTYRCQGQADELRVSDKSENLLIRFDMNQANKVEAITNATLVLQSTQQFGSASVGVFRCNQGERDLPSSPVLGIAAKYANDHGIADDPDVIFTTGFEQSNWEREWTQAGPDGKVDTVDADTGFESFLPLQGKALRSRIGKGEFTALNTLYKFDEQIGSEPEEVYFRYYLRLADDWNQTVQGGKLPGISGTYGRAGWGGRKSNGKDGWSARGLFQKTIPEGNPLAGRTPIGFYCYHADMEGTYGANWVWSQAYRGYLATNRWYAIEQQCRLNTPGEKDGILRAWVDGHLAFEKTDVRFRLTDELRIEQIWLNLYHGGKIASPHDQHIFLDNVVIAKKYIGPMVKQP; translated from the coding sequence ATGCAGCGTTCCACACTCAGTCAGGTATTCTTTTACTTTGTGGTGTTCGTTTCGACAGGGAGCCTTTCGGCCATGGGGGAGCCGTCCGATTGGGCGGAAGGCACGACGCAGCACAACGATGGAGCCAATCGCGAACATTACAACCAGGCCGCGTCCTTGCCATGGAAACACTTCATGGGCGATTGGTGCGACGCCGAGGGAACCGAACAAGGAGAGGTCGCCTACGCGGTCGTCGAGGTGCTCGACGACGACACTCGCAAACCCGTTCGCTGGGATGTGACGAATCTGGTGAAGGAGTGGGGCGATGGAACGCACCCGAATCAAGGTATGTTTCTACGCGTCACCGATGGAAGTGGCCGGATTGCATTCGGTAGCCGCGAGAGTGCAGACACGACTCTGCATCCCAAGCTCGAATTGACCGGCGAATGGGGGACCGTCAGTCTCAACGCGGTCGCTGACACGTTTCTGCCCAAGTCGACTTACCGTTGCCAGGGCCAAGCGGACGAACTGCGTGTTTCGGACAAGTCGGAGAATCTCTTGATTCGATTCGACATGAACCAAGCGAACAAAGTCGAAGCGATCACGAACGCCACGTTGGTGTTGCAGTCGACCCAGCAATTTGGTTCCGCCAGTGTTGGAGTTTTTCGCTGCAATCAGGGGGAACGCGACTTGCCCTCCTCGCCTGTTTTGGGCATCGCGGCGAAATACGCAAATGATCACGGCATCGCGGACGATCCGGACGTGATCTTCACCACCGGGTTCGAACAATCCAACTGGGAACGTGAATGGACTCAGGCCGGACCCGACGGCAAGGTGGACACGGTGGATGCTGACACTGGGTTTGAAAGCTTCCTTCCCCTGCAGGGCAAGGCATTGCGTTCTCGAATCGGCAAAGGAGAATTCACCGCCCTGAACACGCTGTACAAGTTCGATGAGCAGATCGGCAGTGAGCCCGAGGAGGTCTACTTCCGCTACTACTTGCGACTGGCTGATGATTGGAATCAAACCGTCCAAGGCGGGAAGCTACCGGGGATCAGTGGGACTTATGGTCGAGCTGGCTGGGGGGGGCGGAAAAGCAACGGCAAAGATGGTTGGTCGGCTCGCGGGTTGTTTCAAAAGACAATTCCGGAAGGCAATCCTTTGGCCGGACGAACCCCCATTGGGTTCTATTGCTACCACGCTGATATGGAAGGAACCTATGGAGCGAATTGGGTTTGGAGCCAAGCCTACCGTGGGTACCTGGCAACCAATCGCTGGTACGCGATCGAGCAACAGTGCCGACTCAACACTCCCGGGGAGAAGGATGGAATCTTGCGAGCCTGGGTTGATGGGCATCTGGCGTTTGAGAAGACAGACGTGCGGTTTCGATTGACGGATGAACTTCGAATCGAACAAATCTGGCTGAACCTCTACCATGGCGGGAAGATCGCCTCGCCTCATGATCAGCACATTTTTCTGGACAATGTGGTGATCGCCAAGAAGTACATCGGTCCCATGGTCAAGCAGCCATGA
- a CDS encoding DUF1501 domain-containing protein, which translates to MKHSTTIDPLRGRIQSPLSRRDMLLSSGMGLGALGLSSVLADDSGLNGSAAGPHFGGKAKRVIQFFLNGGPSHVDTFDPKPALQKYAGQRLGETLTTERKTGAAFPSPFQFQRYGESGIEVSELFSKTAEHIDDIAVIRSMYAQVPNHEPSLMLMNCGDSVQTRPSAGAWVLYGLGAENKNLPGFIAMCPGGLPIKDAENWQSAFLPGSFQGTHIDTQHTQLSRLIENIEHPQISTPDQKRQLELLAKWNRQHQTPRLDQRLESRIQSYELAFRMQTEASDAFDIASETQHTRERYGDTVHGRQTLIARRLAERGVRYIQLWHGAGQPWDNHENIADNHRKLAGEIDQPIAALLSDLKSRGMLDETLVVWGGEFGRTPTVELTGAGASKLGRDHNHYGFSVWMAGGGIKGGTVYGSTDEFGFKAEENPTSVHDLHATMLYALGLDHEKLTYRYSGRDFRLTDVHGNVLHDILA; encoded by the coding sequence ATGAAACACTCGACGACCATCGATCCTCTGCGGGGCCGAATCCAATCGCCACTCAGCCGACGCGACATGCTGCTGAGTTCCGGCATGGGACTGGGGGCACTGGGGCTCAGCAGTGTCTTGGCAGACGACAGCGGCTTGAATGGCAGTGCGGCCGGGCCGCACTTTGGTGGGAAAGCCAAGCGAGTGATTCAGTTCTTTTTGAACGGCGGCCCCTCGCATGTCGATACATTCGATCCCAAACCCGCCTTGCAGAAATATGCCGGCCAGCGACTTGGCGAAACCCTGACAACCGAACGCAAGACGGGAGCGGCCTTTCCATCGCCCTTCCAGTTTCAACGCTATGGCGAGTCAGGCATCGAAGTCAGCGAACTGTTTTCAAAGACAGCCGAGCACATCGACGACATCGCCGTGATCCGATCCATGTACGCTCAAGTGCCCAACCATGAGCCATCGCTGATGCTGATGAATTGCGGCGACTCCGTCCAGACGCGGCCCAGTGCTGGGGCTTGGGTGCTGTACGGCCTGGGTGCGGAGAACAAGAACCTGCCCGGTTTCATCGCCATGTGTCCAGGTGGTCTGCCGATCAAGGACGCGGAGAACTGGCAGTCGGCCTTTCTTCCCGGTTCGTTTCAAGGCACACACATCGACACTCAGCACACCCAGTTGAGTCGATTGATCGAGAACATCGAACACCCCCAGATCAGCACGCCCGACCAGAAACGTCAGTTGGAACTGTTGGCGAAGTGGAATCGCCAGCATCAAACCCCGCGTTTGGACCAGCGTTTGGAATCCAGAATCCAGTCCTACGAACTGGCGTTTCGAATGCAGACCGAGGCCAGTGACGCGTTCGACATCGCCAGTGAGACACAGCACACACGGGAGCGATACGGTGACACCGTGCACGGACGTCAGACGTTGATCGCGCGACGGTTGGCGGAACGCGGCGTTCGATACATTCAATTGTGGCACGGGGCCGGCCAACCCTGGGACAATCACGAAAACATCGCCGACAATCATCGCAAACTCGCGGGCGAAATTGATCAACCGATCGCCGCCTTGCTGAGCGATCTCAAATCACGCGGCATGTTGGACGAAACCTTGGTCGTCTGGGGAGGCGAATTCGGACGCACGCCAACCGTGGAACTGACCGGTGCTGGTGCCTCGAAACTGGGGCGTGACCACAACCACTACGGATTCAGCGTGTGGATGGCTGGAGGCGGCATCAAGGGCGGAACGGTCTACGGGTCGACCGACGAATTCGGTTTCAAGGCCGAAGAGAATCCAACCAGTGTGCACGACCTGCACGCGACGATGTTGTACGCCCTCGGTCTCGACCATGAAAAACTGACCTACCGCTACTCCGGCCGAGACTTCCGCCTCACCGACGTCCACGGAAACGTCCTCCACGACATCCTCGCCTAG
- a CDS encoding alpha/beta hydrolase: MHAKYFWLGALAWASVLVVATGNVSADDQSADQTQLQHSDLSLYRTADGKLKPIQSIADWMLRRQQIIAGAELAMGPLPQTEAMPAFDTRITEDVWMGKVRRLTMTMAVDDSDRLPLDLYLPSSVAQLVNVNALTNAIHSPKLAAVVALHPTGAAGKRIVAGQGGRPGRQYGIELAQRGYVVIAPDYPSFGEYADYDFKRDNFASGTMKAIVNHRRCVDYLADLPFVDSERIGAIGHSLGGHNAIFMGVFDQRVKVMVSSCGWCPFQDYYGGQIGGWASERYMPRLRDKFQLAPDNVPFDFYELVAALAPRTFVSVSPTHDANFDIRGVRKAIPVAAQIYSLFDSREELILLTPDCEHDFPKDMRMKSYSIIDRVLQHKPIEIEPATN; the protein is encoded by the coding sequence ATGCACGCGAAATACTTTTGGCTTGGTGCTCTTGCTTGGGCCAGTGTGTTGGTTGTTGCGACTGGCAATGTGAGTGCCGATGACCAATCGGCTGACCAAACGCAATTACAACACTCGGACCTGTCCCTGTACCGAACCGCCGACGGCAAACTCAAACCGATCCAGTCGATTGCCGACTGGATGCTCCGTCGCCAGCAAATCATCGCGGGGGCTGAATTGGCAATGGGACCGTTGCCGCAAACCGAAGCTATGCCTGCGTTTGACACTCGAATCACAGAAGACGTTTGGATGGGGAAAGTGCGTCGATTGACAATGACGATGGCTGTCGACGACTCAGATCGCCTGCCATTGGATCTGTATCTACCCAGCTCAGTTGCACAGCTCGTTAACGTAAACGCGTTAACGAACGCCATTCATTCACCCAAACTGGCAGCCGTTGTCGCCCTGCATCCCACGGGGGCGGCTGGGAAACGGATCGTTGCCGGCCAGGGTGGTCGACCGGGTCGACAATATGGAATCGAGCTTGCACAGCGTGGCTATGTGGTCATTGCGCCAGACTACCCGTCCTTTGGCGAATACGCCGACTATGACTTCAAACGCGACAATTTTGCATCGGGCACCATGAAAGCCATCGTCAATCATCGGCGATGCGTCGACTACCTTGCTGACCTGCCGTTCGTTGATTCCGAACGCATCGGAGCGATAGGCCATTCACTTGGGGGTCACAACGCCATTTTCATGGGAGTGTTTGACCAACGAGTCAAGGTGATGGTCTCCAGTTGTGGCTGGTGTCCATTTCAGGACTACTATGGCGGGCAAATCGGGGGCTGGGCCAGTGAACGGTACATGCCCCGCCTGAGAGACAAGTTTCAGTTGGCCCCTGACAACGTTCCGTTTGATTTCTATGAACTAGTCGCCGCGCTGGCACCACGAACCTTTGTATCGGTCTCCCCCACTCACGACGCAAATTTCGACATTCGCGGCGTACGCAAGGCGATCCCGGTGGCTGCCCAAATCTATTCTTTGTTTGACTCCCGCGAAGAGTTGATCCTGTTGACTCCAGACTGCGAGCACGATTTTCCGAAAGACATGCGAATGAAATCTTATTCCATCATCGATCGTGTTCTCCAGCACAAGCCCATCGAGATTGAACCTGCGACCAACTGA